From the genome of Streptomyces spinoverrucosus:
AAAGTGACCGAGCGGACTCCGGTTCTGCTCGTCAAAAAGGGCGCCAAGTTCGTGGAAGTGGACGATGAAGGTGTCCGGTTCGCCACGGTTTCTGAGGCCCCGAAAGGTGTTCCGTTCCTCGAATTGACGGTGTCCCGGTCGGGTTCCGCCGCGGCCAGCCACCGCCGCTTCGGCGAGGCCCGCCTGGTGCGCGAGGCGGTCCGGGTCGCCGGTGCCGTTCCGGCCGCGGTCGCCCGCCAGACCCAGGTCGTCAAGGTCCGTTCCTACGACGACATCTCACTGGAGTTGAGCGGCCGACGCACCGTCGCGTGGGGGAGCGGTGAGAAGGGGCCCGCGAAGGCCCGTACGCTCACCGCTCTCATGAAAGCGGCCCCCGGCGCACGGCACTTCGACGTCAGCGTTCCCACCGCGCCTGCGTCATCAGGGAGTTGACGCACATCCGCGCAGGCCAGCACCCTGGTTGGGCAGCGCTACGGCTGATCACATAGGGTGAAAAGAAAAACGGGAGGTTCGGCGTGTTCGTTGAACGTGCGCCACTTGTCGACTTAGTGTCCTGTTCAGAAGACTCCAGGGAACAGACACACTGGTAACCCTAAACTTCAGCGTTAGGGTTCGGGTCGGCGATACGGACCGTCCCATTCGGCATCAGTCGTCGGACCGCGGGGCACCGCGAGACGACGGCACGTAATTCGAGGCGAGAGGCCTTCGACGTGGCAGCACCGCAGAACTACCTCGCAGTCATCAAGGTCATCGGTGTCGGCGGCGGTGGTGTCAATGCCATCAACCGGATGATCGAGGTCGGTCTCAAGGGCGTCGAGTTCATCGCCATCAACACCGACGCACAGGCGCTGTTGATGAGCGACGCCGACGTGAAGCTCGACGTCGGCCGTGAACTCACCCGCGGACTCGGCGCCGGAGCCAACCCGGCCGTCGGCCGCAAGGCCGCCGAGGACCACCGCGAGGAGATCGAGGAGGTCCTCAAGGGGGCCGACATGGTCTTCGTAACGGCCGGTGAAGGCGGCGGCACCGGCACCGGCGGCGCGCCCGTCGTGGCCAACATCGCACGCTCCCTCGGTGCCCTCACCATCGGTGTGGTCACGCGCCCGTTCACCTTCGAGGGACGGCGCCGCGCCAATCAGGCCGAGGACGGCATCGCCGAGCTCCGCGAAGAGGTCGACACCCTTATCGTCATCCCGAACGACCGGCTGCTGTCCATCTCGGACCGCCAGGTCTCGGTTCTCGACGCCTTCAAGTCGGCCGACCAGGTCCTCCTCTCCGGCGTCCAGGGCATCACCGACCTCATCACCACCCCCGGCCTCATCAACCTCGACTTCGCCGACGTCAAGTCGGTCATGTCCGAGGCCGGTTCGGCCCTCATGGGCATCGGCTCGGCCCGCGGCGACGACCGCGCGGTGGCCGCGGCCGAGATGGCGATCTCCTCGCCGCTCCTTGAGGCGTCCATCGACGGCGCCCGGGGTGTGCTGCTGTCCATCTCCGGCGGCTCCGACCTCGGCCTGTTCGAGATCAACGAGGCCGCCCAGCTGGTCAGCGAGGCCGCCCACCCCGAGGCCAACATCATCTTCGGCGCGGTCATCGACGACGCCCTCGGCGACGAGGTCCGGGTCACCGTGATCGCCGCCGGCTTCGACGGGGGCCAGCCCCCCGCCCGCCGGGACAACGTCCTCGGCTCGACCTCCGCCAAGCGCGAGGAGCCGGCTCCGGTACGGCAGACCGAGAGCCGCCCGTCCTTCGGCGCCCTCGGCAGCGTCAAGCCGAAGGAGGAGCCGGAGCCCGCGCCCGAGCCGGTGAGCGAGATCCAGGCCCCGCCGCCGGTCCCGCCGTCGCGCACCTACGCGGACAGCGCGGCCGAGGAACTGGACGTACCGGACTTCCTGAAGTGATGTTTCTGAAGTGATAGGACAGCGCGAGAGCGTGAACGGCGCGCACTTCGCCTTCACCGACCGGTGGGGCGGGGTGAGCGCCGTTCCGTACGAGGAGCTCAACCTCGGCGGGGCGGTCGGTGACGACCCCGAGGCGGTACGGACCAATCGTGAGCTGGCCGCCAAGTCCCTGGGACTCGAGGCCGGACGGGTCGTCTGGATGAACCAGGTGCACGGCGACGACGTGGCCGTGGTCGACGGACCCTGGGACTCCGCCGCGCCGATCCCTTCGGTCGACGCGGTCGTGACCCGGCGGCGGGGCCTCGCCCTCGCCGTCCTCACCGCCGACTG
Proteins encoded in this window:
- the ftsZ gene encoding cell division protein FtsZ, with the translated sequence MAAPQNYLAVIKVIGVGGGGVNAINRMIEVGLKGVEFIAINTDAQALLMSDADVKLDVGRELTRGLGAGANPAVGRKAAEDHREEIEEVLKGADMVFVTAGEGGGTGTGGAPVVANIARSLGALTIGVVTRPFTFEGRRRANQAEDGIAELREEVDTLIVIPNDRLLSISDRQVSVLDAFKSADQVLLSGVQGITDLITTPGLINLDFADVKSVMSEAGSALMGIGSARGDDRAVAAAEMAISSPLLEASIDGARGVLLSISGGSDLGLFEINEAAQLVSEAAHPEANIIFGAVIDDALGDEVRVTVIAAGFDGGQPPARRDNVLGSTSAKREEPAPVRQTESRPSFGALGSVKPKEEPEPAPEPVSEIQAPPPVPPSRTYADSAAEELDVPDFLK
- a CDS encoding cell division protein FtsQ/DivIB, coding for MAGPTTAERGAQQESSGPPRARRLRPPRLRTIIILAIVLILLGTGAGWLLYGSQWTRVERVTVSGTRVLTPTQVRETADVPVGAPLISVDTDGIEARLRRKLPRIDAVQVVRSWPHGIVLKVTERTPVLLVKKGAKFVEVDDEGVRFATVSEAPKGVPFLELTVSRSGSAAASHRRFGEARLVREAVRVAGAVPAAVARQTQVVKVRSYDDISLELSGRRTVAWGSGEKGPAKARTLTALMKAAPGARHFDVSVPTAPASSGS